DNA from Elephas maximus indicus isolate mEleMax1 chromosome 18, mEleMax1 primary haplotype, whole genome shotgun sequence:
ATGGTGCCTTAATGTCCTCTTGAGGTAGGAACTATGGATTTTATCCCAAGTGTGATGGGAAGCATGACAGTTGCAAGCCAAGGAGGATTACCCAACTCACAATTAGGGAGTGACTCTGATGGACTGTTTAGAAGGATCACGTGGGTTCATGTATGAAGAAAGCAGGGTGGAGCAAGTGTGAAAGCAAGGAGGCCGATTAGGGAGggctattgaatttttttttttattgaagagcCCACGTGAAAGTCGTGGCAGCTTGAACCAGGGCAGTAGCACAGGAGAGGACAAGAGGCGGTTGGATTTGGGATAGGTAGATGCCCAGGTTAGAGCACATGGAATTTGCCGATAGGCTGGAAGTgggcataaggaaaaaaaaaaaaaaagagcaggcaaGGATGGCCATGAGGCTTTGAGCCACTTGCTGATGGGAAGTACCAGAGGAAGAGCAGGTTTCTTCAAGGAGAACAGAATTTGTGTTTGGGACATATTTGGTTTGCGATGGCTGTTAGGCAGTGTAGCGGAAATGTCAAGTAGAAAGTTGGATAAACAAACCCAAATCTCAGGAGGACAGAAACCCTCACAGAGGTTCCCTGGCAGATGACCTGGCTTATCTTGGGGGTAGCAGGGCAGCTACTACATTCTGCTGCAACCTCGCTTGACTGCTTCCTGTTCCCGTAGGCACAGCCTCCTGGGGGTgtaatttgaatgcctttcacaacCAAAGCAAAGCAGCAACTCCAACCCTGCCTACTAGTTGcaaggtggcacagaactggtcCTGGGCAGCTGCATTGGTTAAATACCACACAACAGCAGAGTGTTGCCTGGAGACCAGCTCCACAACTTAGCGCTGTGGGGTTACTAAGGTTCATGCAAGCCGAACTCTGCCACCCAGCCACTCCCTGATTAGGAACTGGGTAAGCCTTTTCTCAGTGAAAGCCAGGAAGCCCAGCAGGGGGAAAGAAGGGAAGCAAGGGCAGATGGACTTGACTTTACAGGTATGGAGTTCAACGTGGTGGAGTGGAAAGAGCATGATCTCTGGCCCCAAACAGAGCTAGAGTCACATTCCATCTTACTTCCTAGCTGAGTGATCTTTGACAAgttattttaactttttgagcCTAAATCTCTGGTTCCTTGGCCACAAAGAGAGACAGGAGgttgttataaagattaaataaggtTGATGTCCGGCCCCTGGCTCACAGTAGGCATTCAAAGGGCCTTTTCCCTCTTGTGCCATTCCCCTATTCTCAAAGTCACTAGGCAGATGCCCTAGCTTGGCTTTCCCCTTCTTGGGGCCCTGTTCCAAATCCTCGGGGCTCTAACTCCTGGAAGAAGCGTCTTCTCCTACCTCCCACTCACTTGGTTTTCCTCCTAGGGATAAAGACCAGAGCACCAGCATCTTCTCTGTGTTTGCGGGGCTCCTTGCCACCCTCCTGGTCACCGTGGTTCTCTGCATCCTGTGGAACTGGAATAAAAGGAAGTGTAAGTCCTTTGTTCCAAAATCAAGTCACACTAGGGTTCGTAATTGAGCCTGGCATTTAAAATCCTGTTTGGGCTACCTACTCCCTCATACTGAGTGTCCCTAGGTGGAGCAAAcggttaaagccctcagctgctaaccaagaggttagaggttccagtccGCTCAGAGGCTCCTtcgaagaaagtcctggcaatctacttccaaaaaaatcaaccaccgaaagccctgtggggcatagttccgctctgacacacggcgtcgccatgagctggaatcaactccacggcaattgttttttaaatctctcaCACCAGGTTGTTTTCCAGGGATGAACTATTGCAATGAGGAGTCCTCTGTTCTTATCCCACACTCAGGTCACTGTCTGCCTCAAGATCCTGAGCAGTGACTTCCAAATGCCTCGTGCCGATTTGAGTTCTATTTTGGAAGACATTGGCCGAGTACCTCGTGCCATATTtgtctcttcctgcttctgtTCTCCGAGTCCCCTATTTGTCTAGCTCAAATGGGACTTTTCAAGtctgaaaatgtatttttttatgataGATAGTGAGAGTGGGGAATATTTCCAGGGAACACTCCGTTCCCAAGAGTCCTCATTCCATGCAGCTGAccctattgtgacccctgtctcTCTCATTGCCTTGCAGGCCCATTTCCTTACCTTCGAGTTACTGCCATGCCCTTGCTGACCCTGCCTCAGTGTAGGCAAAGATCCAAAAACATTTATGACTTCTTGCCTCGGAGGCAAGAAGACCCAGGTAGGTTCTTGCCCCTAATGCATGGAGTCCAGATATACTAAACTTCTGCTGCCAGGACACACCTCTCACACTAGAAGCAACTTCCTCCAAGCTTTCAGACCTATCTGCCCCTCAGAGAGCACCAAAGAGAATGGCCTAGACAGAATGGGATAGATGGGCGGCAAGACACAGCTCCACTGAGGAGCCTGGAGAGCTCTGAAGAAGGAGACTGgtctgggtttggggttttgttttgtctggATATTAAGATAGCAGAGAAAAAGGAATATCTAGGAGAGTAAGGTACACAGAGGAGAACATGGCCACCGGCAGGGAGGGTACTGCCCAGAAGCTTCCTTGCAGCCTCCCCAGCCCTGTGCTAGTGTCCTCTGGTTCCACCAGCACTGAGGAGAGTACTAGTACTCTGACCCTCTGACAACAGAATAGCAGGCCAAGACTGGAGATACGAGGTACCTCACAACCCAGTTTCACCCACAATGTGGGGATTGTCAAGATGAAGCCCTTGAAGGATTCACTAACTATCTTCAGGTGTTCTCTGTCCTTTCAGGGAGATGTCAGTCAAGGAGTATTCGCATTTTCAGTACTGAGAGCCTTCTCTCCAGAAATCCTGACAGCCCTACCCCTGAGCATGTGGTAAGAGCCAAACCCCTTATGAGAAATGACAGGTCCCTGGCAGAAAAACTGAAGTGAAAGAGTTCTGGTCTCGGATCTTGTTTCACTGCAAACAAGCGACGTGACTTTGGCACTCACCCTGCAGCCCTATTAATAAATCGGAAGGACTAGCCTCAAGACCTCCCTACTGCCCGAAGAGGAAAATTAAGAAAGATAAGAGCAAGTGCCTGAGAGTTTAGAAAGGCACCAGGGCACATCTTTTCCATGACATGATGTTAGAACTGAAATGGATTGTTTTAAGAGAGACATGGTAACTTGCTTATCCAAATGAGTGTTGACTCCTTCAAAGTAATCACCTCAGGAAGGTACACAAATATTCTAACAATGTTGTTGGTGCTCCAAAGATATTTAAGCCCTGCTTTGAGAATTATTTCTAGGGCCTGTGTCATATGGTTTCAATTATCCTCAGTAGCAGAAATATTCATAAGCCATTCAGTACTGCAGCTGAGGTATAAAGTGTTCGATCAAATGGGGCTGTTCTTCgaggttgttactgttgttgttagatgccctcaagtcaatttcacctcgtagtgaccacatgtgacaaagtagaatggccccataggattttctagatcTTTCTGGGAAGAGATCACCAGTTGTCTCTCCACGGGAgccactttcagttagcagcccagtgcttaaccattgtgctaccaagcCTCCTTATTCATTCTCTGAGGCTACAAAGGGAGAATTACAATTAATAAATACAACCCCATGTGTCGTATGATCTGGCTCTAAATGCAGCTTCTAGGGAAGAGCCCAGCAATAATTCTGTAAGGAGGCACCACATACCACAGAGAGCAACTTTGAAGAGCAGGGTGCTCATTTTCAGAGATAAGTTTGTGTTTATTTGTTAAGGAACAGGTCTTCTGTTTTGTGGTCATCCCCAGGTAAGTAGTGATGCTGCTGCTCTTGCTGATTTTGTTCATTATCCAACCTCTCATTACCCAGAGATGTAGGGTCAATTACTATGCAGCCACCTCCACAAAGTCGATGCTTTTgtttcctcctcctcccagcctccCACTCCATGGGTTCTGCTGCGGCCTGTTCAGACTTCCTGGGGCAGCAAATCAGAGGGGCTGATGAGAGCAGGGAAGAGTAAACTCCGTTTGCAAAGCTCATTCCAGGGTGTGGGTGGGACCTGAGTGGATTTTGCGTTTAGACTTTAGGTCCCAAAGCGACCTAAGCCCCTAAAGATATTTGATTTGGACTTCATAGGATTTTAGGAACGTTTGAAATCCATTGCCAACTTTAAAAATGAAGAGATTTCACATTGAAAGTCCAGATTTCCAACTTTTCTTGAAAACTCAGCAGTTCTGAAAACATCAAGCCAGCACCCCTAAATGTCAATAATCAACTGAGTCCTTGTGTCAGCTGCCCCTTTAATAATAATGGCAAgcctttttagtgttttttatgTACCAAGAGCTATTCTAAACACTAGtcgtctcagttatctagtgctcctgcagcagaaataccacaagtgggtggctttaacaaacagaaatttattttctcacagtttaggaagctagaagtccaaacgcagagtgccaactccaggggaaggctttctttctctgttgactctgggagaagctccttgtctcttctgagcttctgctcctgcacgatcttcatgtggcttggatctatcttccctcatctctgctcctCTTGCTCGCTTGTTcaaactcttttatatctcaaaagagattgatttaaaacacactctgcactaatcttacctcattaatacagcaaagaaaatccattttcaaatgggattataaccacagatacaggggttaggatttacaacacatatttgtggggacacaattcaatccataacattccacactttgaccccccaaaattcatgtccttgccacatgcaaaatacgttcaccccatcacattatcacaaaagtcttaaatcaactccagtttcaaaatctcatcttctgaagtgTTTAAATCAAACATGGGTGAGACTttgggcatattccatcctggggcaaaattcctcttcatctgtgaacctgtggaatctagaacacaagttatctaCTTCTAAAGTAccatggcagaacaggcacaaggtagacatttccattacaaatgggagaaattggggaCAAAGAAGGAATAAGAAGCACTaagttcaaaacccagcagaactaACTATATtagttctcaaggcttgaaaataatcatatatgtgtatatatatatatacatatatataaatcctTTCTTATctaagaccatctgggcaatggccctgctgTTCAGACTCTGGTTGTTGCCCATGCTGGCTGGATTCTGGGCAGAGGTTTCTTGacactgggcttcagctctgccttccaggcaggcccactgggatggcaactctactccctcagctttgggtagcaccattctcctagtctatctgagtggcAACCTCACCTCCTTGGCTacagcaggccctgttcttctgccctttgggcacAGCAGCCCCACTCCCTCAGTTTTGGGTGGCAGCCCCATCCCCTGGCATACCCTAACAGCagtcccacactctggaaccaagttaGCTAAGATCTGACTCTGAAAcataggaggctgtggccccaccctttcagATCCAGAAGacaatggccccaccctttgaaactgagaaggccctgcttcccgtGTTCCtcccaacagttctgctgatttcCAAGCTACTCCAGGGAcggttcttttctttcctcagaagacaacagatgtagctcctttggcctgtttcctgcctatagaattccaagagCCAGACGGAATTCTCTCCtttcgttctttctctgtccccttcagtctaagctgatgggctttctgctgtggtagttggttagatccatccaTCacagcttaatctctttaacaacagattgtgtagccatgtctttggtgagcattctaggacacatgtccttagtttgtacaataggattttccaaatctttaagttctgttttcatcctGCATTTTAGTATAAGTGGCAAGGGGAAGCCATGTGACCCCTTTAAGACCTtgattagaaatctcatcagccagatatccaagttcatcctTATAAATGCTACcttccaacaaatatttgaacataattcagacaagttctttgccactacataaaaagcatcacccttcttcTATTGTCAattacatgttcatcattttcttttaaagcctcactagAAGcatatttaacatccacatttctagcaacattctgttgctggtgccatatgtacaGTCATTCCTCAGTATCTGCATGGGATTGGATCCAGGACCCCAAGGAGATACCAAAATCCAAGGATTCTCAAgttccttatataaaatggcgtagtatttgcatatattctACACTCATCCTCCCATATACCTTAAATCATCTCtatattacttataatacctaatacaatataAATGCTGTGTAAAAGTTGTTGTAcaatactgtattgtttagggaataatgacaagattcAAAGTGGACAATGCTCAAACAAGTGCTAGAGAGCGACTGAGGGTCTGTGAAATTGTGAGAGGctacaaaccctggtggtgtagtggttaagtgctacggctgctaacctaaagtttggcagttcaaatctgccaggcactccttggaaactctatggggcagttccactctgtcctatagggtcactatgagttggaatcgactcgacagcacaggtTTTTTGGGTTAACAGCAAGGTATGCCTAGACATCATTTCATTCACGTGGATTCGGTATAGTGCAAACCACGTGGCAAATacaaattttgttttttggaactgttttttttttcctgaatatttttgatgcatggttggttgaatccacagATGTGGAACTCATGGATATGGAGAGCTGACAACTGTATTCTTTAAGATGACAGAGagtttctctatagctctcctcacttccttctgagccctcaccagaatttccTTTGACgtctataattctaccaacagtctcttcaaggcaatctaaggCTTTTACTCTTACCgtacccactgccaccaagtcaattctcactcatagtgaccctaaaggacagagtagaactgccccatagagtttccagggagcacctggtggatttgaactgtcaaccttttgattagaagcagtagcacttaagcactacgccaccagggtttcccttttactCTTAGGCACCTTGaaactcttccagcctttacccattactcaattctaaaccacttccacattttagttatCTCATAGAGCAGTACCTCACTCTTCCGGTACCaaaatcttagttatctagtgctgctatgacagaagtaccacaagtgggtggctttaacaaacagaaatttattttctcacagtttactaggccagaagtctgaattcagggtgttggctctaggggaagggtatctctgtctgtcagctccggaggaaggtccttatctcttctgggcttctcctgggcaatcttcatgtggctcagTGTCTATCTGCTCCCATCTCTGCCcctctcacttgtttaatctcttccatatttcaaaagagattgacttaagacactccGTACgctaatcctccctcattaacacaacagataaaacccattcccaaatggaattataaccacagatttaggggttaggattcacagcacacattttgagggaacaaaattcagtccataacactagTAATCCATTTTCTTTCCACAAAAACCTTATGATGTCAATATTATGATTATCCCCACCTTACAAATTAGAAAACTATGACTCCATGCATTTGGTTAAGAgattaggtaacttgcccaaactctttcatcaataagtggtgaggctgggacttgaacccctCAGTTCGAACCTAAGCCTGTACTTTTCTCCACTATGCTATGTTGCCTCTCAGTGCGCTCTAAGGGGGCCAACTTTCTCCAGTATATAATACTGCCCTCCTGCTGCCCACTGAACACCCTTACTACAATTTTTCATCATGATTTTACTATTGCTTTTCTTAAACCCTGCTCACTTCCCTAATACCTACTTGGCATCTAAAGCCTTGCAATTTAAGGCCCCTCTAAAGCTTCTTTCTTCGTGGGGAAAAAAGATATTGGGCAGGGGAGAAGAAAAGCTTTGTCCATAATTCTCTCTTCCATCCTATCACTGGCCTTCTCTTCTTCCCCACAGCTCTCACAAGCAGGCAATGCCCTCCAGGTGCATGAAGCCCATACCTGTGACATGGGGTTTCCGGTGGGTGTCTATGACAACACTATGGTACCCCAGATGTGTAAGACCTTGACGCCCTCAGCACACTACATCAATGTCAGAGCTTCCAGAGATGACCTGAGCATTTCTTCAGAGGATTCAAGGGATTATGTCAACGTGCCCAGAGCAGAAGAGATGGCTGAGGATCTAGGTTCCAGCTCCCCCAGAAATCTCTTTGTCCTCCCAAGTGCACAGGAGCTGGACTTTACTGAGAAAAGAGATGTGGGCTATGGGGATGCCAGTGACTGCACCAGATTTTGGTCTCCAGGAACTGAGAGCAGTGACCAACTCAGTGATGAGGATAGTTCTTCTCAGACCTCAAATGACTACGTCAACATGTCAGAATTAGATCTTGGGGCCACCCAGCAGGAGCAGCCCTGGAAAACTTTTCGGTGCTGCAGAGATTATGAAAATGTCCCACCAGCAGATGTCAACAGAAGCCagcagcaggcagaagaagaggtgACATCCTTAAACACAGACTATGTGAAGGACAGGACAGATGCTCTGGAGACCCACACTCAGTCTGTCATGCAGTCAGGCAGCTTCCTTGTTTTAGAGGATCACGTGGCCTTCCAGCCATTGCTACAGAGTGGGAACAGCCAGATGAAGCATGGAGAAGAGATGCCAAGTGAGGACGATAACGACTACGAGAATGTGCTAGCTGCCAAGTTAGGAGGCAGGGACTCCGAGCAGGGGTCAGGCACACAGATCCTTCCTGATGAATTAAGATCCAGCCACCCAGCTAGAAAACTACATGAAGTGGTTTATCCTGCTGGATCCACAGCCACCACAGAGTCTAATGATGACCCATGACCACGCTAGTATCTCAGTGGATTCATTTGGTTGGCCTCAAAAGAGGCTGAGGTGAGTAGGGAACTAAGAGGCTAAAAAGGGAAAACCAGATAGGAATTCTTGTCAAGCACAGTGTTGTTATCTGCCATACCAGCCTGAGAAAGTGTGCTGAATCTGCCTTATAGGACTGTTGTGGAAGATAAGAAATGGGACCATACCTTGATGCCCAGTGGAAACAGGAAGTCAGCTAAAATCAATACCTTCACTAATACCCAGCTGCAAAGCAAGAGTACAGATTACTTTGTAATCTAGGCAGAAGCCAAcaggaaggaagaagtcaaggGGAGGAGGCTTCCGTTTTAAAAAAGTACAAGCAACCGAATGCTGAGGATGCTGAACAACAGAAACTCGCAGTCATTCCTGGTGGATCAGAAGCGTGCAACAGCCACTTAGGAAAGctgtttgtcagtttcttatgaAGTTAAACATTCTCTTAGCATATAACCCAGCCAATTCCACTACTATGGATTactcaagtgaaatgaaaacttatgttcacacaaaagctGGTACATGAATATTTgcagcaactttattcataattgcaaaaaactagaaataacccaGATGTCTTTAaacaggtgagtggataaacaaactgtggtacataccaCTCTGGATTAGAGTCGGAATACAATATGAACTCAGGTTtacttgcatatatatataaacaggtCATGACAGAAATAATACAGATTTGTGTGCAGGCATGGGTTACTATATGTACGTGTATTTGTCTGGCTCTGTGTACCAAGGGACCAGAGTGGCAGTGATGTTCACTAGCAACTAGCACACCCAGCATTTAGATCTTGGTTTCAAAATACTATTCTCCAATCAGTGAAGCATTGATTCATGCAACAGCATGGGTGAACATATTtttaatagactattttttagagcagtttttggtttatagagaaATTGTGCAGAAAATTCCCGTATGCTCCCCCTCCCTCTGCATACTGTTTTTCCTATTATTAACAACATGGGTAAATCTTAAATGCAttttgctaagtaaaagaagctggATCTAAAAGTCTacctattgtatgattccattgatatgacattctggaaaaggcaaaactatagggatGTTGCCAGAGGTTGGGGGAGGGGACGGATTTACTACAAAGGGACTGTACAATGGATTTGGGGGTGATAGACCTGTAtagaagccctgatggctcagtggttaaacgttcagtggctaactgaaaggtcagcagttcaaacccaccagtggctctgagggagaaagatgtggcagtctgctcccatgaagattacagtcttgggacccctatggggcagttctactctgtcctatagggtccctatgagtcagaatcaactcaacagcagtgggtttggttttttgctttcagACCCGTTTCTTATGGTACTGTGGTAGTAGACACATAACTCCACGCTTTTGTCAACATACAAAGAAATGGACACCACCAAGAATGACTTTTCCTGAAttagagctaaaaaaaaattagtcatatTGTCCGAGGACCCAGGGTAGAATGCAAACTGTGGCAAATGAATCTACCTGTATTCTGAACGTATGACACAACCTCACTGAAAGTGGCGGGAGGAAATGAGCTGACGTAAGTAACTTTCGAAAACAGTGTTTTGACTGGATGCTGTAAGGTTGAAAAcacaaaacctgtacacaaatactTCATTCCAGGTGGAAAATCTCTATCTCAAAGGAGTAGGGTTAGCAATT
Protein-coding regions in this window:
- the LAX1 gene encoding lymphocyte transmembrane adapter 1, with product MAGVPEMMNHVTPTLSEIGERTWEASIPRETSGSLDRDKDQSTSIFSVFAGLLATLLVTVVLCILWNWNKRKCPFPYLRVTAMPLLTLPQCRQRSKNIYDFLPRRQEDPGRCQSRSIRIFSTESLLSRNPDSPTPEHVLSQAGNALQVHEAHTCDMGFPVGVYDNTMVPQMCKTLTPSAHYINVRASRDDLSISSEDSRDYVNVPRAEEMAEDLGSSSPRNLFVLPSAQELDFTEKRDVGYGDASDCTRFWSPGTESSDQLSDEDSSSQTSNDYVNMSELDLGATQQEQPWKTFRCCRDYENVPPADVNRSQQQAEEEVTSLNTDYVKDRTDALETHTQSVMQSGSFLVLEDHVAFQPLLQSGNSQMKHGEEMPSEDDNDYENVLAAKLGGRDSEQGSGTQILPDELRSSHPARKLHEVVYPAGSTATTESNDDP